In Streptomyces sp. P3, one DNA window encodes the following:
- a CDS encoding VanZ family protein, whose translation MQRQGSIGGSAAYRIRATGILFLAAHLVFVAWVSLRPLDVPWVMPANLHPFDGIRADLRLGWPEAASRIGAGLGLFAPLGVLLPLVHGRLWVSPLASLVRTVTAGALLSLAVELLQTGVPGQVADIDSLLLNTAGVALAHLAVVPAVRGWLRGREEPGERAGVRQGEPAQGRTPRIPRVGIAP comes from the coding sequence TGCAGCGTCAAGGCTCCATCGGCGGCAGCGCCGCGTACCGCATCCGCGCGACCGGGATTCTCTTCCTGGCCGCCCACCTCGTGTTCGTCGCCTGGGTCTCGCTGCGCCCGCTGGACGTTCCCTGGGTGATGCCGGCCAACCTGCATCCGTTCGACGGGATCCGCGCCGATCTGAGGCTCGGCTGGCCCGAGGCGGCGTCGCGGATCGGTGCCGGACTCGGGCTGTTCGCCCCGCTGGGCGTCCTGCTCCCGCTGGTGCACGGCAGGCTGTGGGTGTCGCCGCTCGCCTCCCTGGTCCGTACGGTGACGGCGGGAGCACTGCTGTCCCTCGCCGTCGAGCTGCTGCAGACGGGGGTGCCCGGTCAGGTCGCGGACATCGACTCGCTGCTGCTGAACACGGCGGGCGTGGCCCTGGCGCACCTCGCGGTGGTGCCGGCGGTCCGTGGGTGGCTGCGTGGCCGGGAGGAGCCCGGGGAGCGTGCCGGGGTCCGGCAGGGGGAGCCGGCTCAGGGTCGCACCCCGAGGATTCCCAGGGTCGGTATCGCCCCGTAG
- a CDS encoding PspC domain-containing protein, translating to MSSLARPTHGRMIGGVCAALARRFGTSATTMRVIFVLSCLLPGPQFLLYIALWVLLPSEGKAARTAW from the coding sequence ATGTCCAGCCTCGCCCGCCCCACCCACGGCCGCATGATCGGCGGAGTGTGCGCCGCGCTGGCCCGCCGCTTCGGCACCTCCGCGACCACGATGCGTGTGATCTTCGTGCTCTCCTGCCTGTTGCCCGGGCCGCAGTTCCTGCTCTACATAGCCCTCTGGGTGCTCCTGCCGTCGGAGGGCAAGGCGGCGCGCACCGCCTGGTGA
- a CDS encoding ATP-binding protein, whose protein sequence is MKQSAAKTLGVAALGAAFAAVGAGAANAAPAAPDATQALDGITRTLPAENATQALPAAGQVLAQAQPTVGAGLTAARPVAGKLLAEGPTAPVSGLLGGLPLQGLPTHGLPVNGIPLG, encoded by the coding sequence ATGAAGCAGTCTGCTGCCAAGACCCTCGGTGTCGCCGCTCTCGGCGCCGCCTTCGCCGCCGTCGGTGCGGGCGCCGCGAACGCCGCCCCCGCCGCACCGGACGCCACGCAGGCCCTGGACGGCATCACCCGCACGCTGCCGGCGGAGAACGCGACCCAGGCGCTGCCCGCCGCCGGACAGGTGCTGGCGCAGGCCCAGCCGACGGTCGGCGCCGGTCTGACCGCCGCCCGGCCGGTCGCCGGGAAGCTGCTCGCCGAGGGCCCCACCGCGCCCGTCTCCGGGCTGCTCGGCGGTCTGCCGCTGCAGGGCCTGCCCACCCACGGCCTGCCGGTCAACGGGATCCCGCTGGGCTGA
- a CDS encoding adenosine deaminase, producing MTSQSIQTGITPSPDQIRRAPKVLLHDHLDGGLRPGTIVDLARETGYSRLPETDPDKLGLWFREAADSGSLERYLETFSHTVGVLQTREALVRVARECAEDLAEDGVVYAEVRYAPEQHLDAGLTLEQVVEAVNEGFREGERAARGNGHRIRVGALLTAMRHAARALEIAELANRYRDLGVVGFDIAGAEAGYPPTRHLDAFEYLKRENNHFTIHAGEAFGLPSIWQALQWCGADRLGHGVRIIDDIEVADDGSVKLGRLASYVRDKRIPLEMCPSSNLQTGAAASYAEHPIGLLRRLHFRATVNTDNRLMSGTSMSREFEHLVDAFGYTLDDLQWFSVNAMKSAFIPFDERLAMISDVIKPGYAELKSEWLFQQTVSTSGSVAAEN from the coding sequence ATGACGAGCCAGAGCATCCAGACGGGCATCACCCCGAGCCCGGACCAGATCCGGCGGGCGCCCAAGGTTCTGCTGCACGACCACCTCGACGGCGGGCTGCGCCCCGGCACGATCGTCGACCTCGCCCGGGAGACCGGGTACTCCCGCCTCCCCGAGACGGACCCCGACAAGCTCGGCCTGTGGTTCCGGGAGGCCGCCGACTCCGGTTCCCTGGAGCGGTACCTGGAGACCTTCTCGCACACCGTCGGTGTGCTGCAGACCCGCGAGGCCCTGGTGCGGGTCGCCCGCGAGTGCGCCGAGGACCTCGCCGAGGACGGCGTCGTCTACGCCGAGGTGCGGTACGCGCCCGAGCAGCACCTCGACGCGGGGCTGACCCTCGAGCAGGTCGTCGAGGCCGTCAACGAGGGCTTCCGGGAAGGGGAGCGGGCGGCCCGCGGCAACGGCCACCGCATCCGCGTCGGCGCCCTGCTGACCGCCATGCGGCACGCGGCCCGCGCCCTGGAGATCGCCGAACTCGCCAACCGCTACCGGGATCTGGGCGTCGTCGGCTTCGACATCGCGGGCGCCGAGGCCGGTTACCCGCCGACCCGGCACCTCGACGCCTTCGAGTACCTCAAGCGCGAGAACAACCACTTCACCATCCACGCCGGCGAGGCCTTCGGGCTGCCGTCCATCTGGCAGGCGCTGCAGTGGTGCGGCGCCGACCGGCTCGGACACGGCGTGCGGATCATCGACGACATCGAGGTCGCGGACGACGGTTCGGTGAAGCTCGGGCGGCTCGCCTCCTACGTCCGCGACAAGCGCATCCCGTTGGAGATGTGCCCCAGCTCCAACCTGCAGACCGGCGCGGCCGCCTCCTATGCCGAACACCCCATCGGGCTGCTGCGACGGCTCCACTTCCGGGCCACCGTCAACACGGACAACCGTCTGATGTCCGGCACCAGCATGAGTCGGGAATTCGAGCACCTGGTCGACGCATTCGGTTACACGCTCGACGATCTGCAGTGGTTCTCGGTCAATGCTATGAAGTCAGCATTCATTCCTTTCGATGAACGACTTGCCATGATCAGTGACGTGATCAAGCCCGGTTATGCCGAGCTCAAATCCGAATGGCTGTTCCAGCAAACCGTCTCCACCAGTGGTTCCGTGGCAGCGGAAAACTGA
- a CDS encoding prolyl oligopeptidase family serine peptidase yields the protein MAQELTPVRTARLGRALGPEQTAVSGAVLLLPGGEEVSGRRPSALWAAASVRGLGRRLARAGAGEGLAVHTVHYRYRGWNGGEAHLAADASWAADEIVRRYGDVPVCLAGVDMGARAALHAGGHEAVNSVLAMAPWLPEEDMAAPPEPVRQLVGRRVLLVHGTKDERCDPELSFRLAARAKKANRDVCRFEVHSDGHGLHQYRAEVLALAEDFVMGTLFGRAFSRPVEDALAAPPPLGLRMPLAAGFGKSLRRR from the coding sequence ATGGCACAGGAACTGACGCCGGTTCGGACGGCCCGGCTGGGGAGGGCGCTCGGCCCGGAGCAGACGGCGGTGAGCGGAGCGGTGCTGCTGCTCCCGGGCGGCGAGGAGGTCTCCGGCCGCCGACCGTCCGCACTGTGGGCGGCCGCCTCCGTCCGTGGCCTCGGGCGCAGACTCGCCCGCGCGGGAGCCGGGGAGGGCCTGGCCGTGCACACCGTGCACTACCGCTACCGCGGCTGGAACGGCGGCGAGGCGCATCTCGCGGCCGACGCGTCCTGGGCCGCCGACGAGATCGTGCGGCGGTACGGGGACGTCCCGGTATGTCTGGCCGGCGTCGACATGGGCGCGCGGGCGGCGCTGCACGCGGGCGGCCACGAAGCCGTCAACTCCGTTCTGGCGATGGCTCCGTGGCTGCCGGAGGAGGACATGGCGGCGCCGCCCGAGCCGGTCAGGCAGCTCGTGGGACGACGGGTGCTCCTCGTGCACGGCACCAAGGACGAGCGCTGCGACCCCGAGCTGTCGTTCCGGCTCGCGGCGCGCGCCAAGAAGGCGAACCGGGACGTGTGCCGGTTCGAAGTGCACTCCGACGGCCACGGGTTGCACCAGTACCGCGCCGAGGTCCTCGCCCTCGCCGAGGACTTCGTCATGGGCACGCTGTTCGGCAGGGCCTTTTCCCGCCCGGTCGAGGACGCGCTCGCGGCGCCGCCCCCGCTGGGCCTGCGCATGCCGCTGGCAGCCGGGTTCGGGAAGTCGTTACGGCGACGGTAG
- a CDS encoding LysR family transcriptional regulator encodes MVHQQRSRTRLSPSGDTEDTADMARLLAPRLAYFAGVARTEHVTRAAQEMDVPQSTLSRAMVRLEQDLGVDLFARRGRTVSLTPAGRAFLTSVERALAEIERAAEEVRADADPTAGKVAFGFLHTMGAETVPGLLQAFRADHPRVRFSLVQNYGEAMLEGLRAGELDLCLTSPVPDAPDLVARRLDEQKLRLVVPADHRLAARRRVRLAEAADETFVTLEPGYGMRRITDDLCKEAGFRPRVAFEGEEAETLRGLVAAGLGVALLPPPAVARPGVVELTVTAPRAAREIGVAWLDGHPDTPPVAAFKKFLLSRRGNLLPS; translated from the coding sequence ATGGTGCATCAGCAGAGGTCACGGACTCGCCTGTCACCGTCCGGTGACACAGAAGACACCGCCGACATGGCGAGGCTGCTGGCCCCCCGGCTCGCCTACTTCGCCGGGGTCGCCCGCACCGAGCACGTCACGCGCGCTGCCCAGGAGATGGACGTCCCGCAGTCGACGCTGTCGCGGGCGATGGTCCGGCTGGAGCAGGACCTCGGCGTCGACCTGTTCGCCCGCCGCGGCCGCACGGTCTCCCTCACCCCGGCCGGCCGCGCTTTCCTCACCTCGGTGGAGCGCGCCCTCGCGGAGATCGAGCGGGCCGCCGAGGAGGTCCGCGCCGACGCCGATCCGACGGCCGGCAAGGTCGCGTTCGGCTTCCTGCACACCATGGGTGCCGAGACCGTTCCCGGCCTTCTGCAGGCGTTCCGCGCCGACCACCCGCGGGTGCGCTTCAGCCTCGTGCAGAACTACGGCGAGGCGATGCTCGAAGGGCTCCGGGCCGGCGAGCTGGACCTCTGTCTGACCTCCCCGGTCCCCGACGCCCCGGACCTGGTCGCCCGCAGGCTCGACGAGCAGAAACTGCGTCTGGTCGTCCCGGCCGACCACCGTCTCGCCGCCCGCAGAAGGGTCCGCCTCGCCGAGGCCGCCGACGAGACCTTCGTGACCCTGGAACCCGGCTACGGCATGCGCCGCATCACCGACGACCTGTGCAAGGAGGCGGGCTTCCGGCCCCGGGTCGCCTTCGAGGGGGAGGAGGCGGAGACGCTGCGCGGGCTGGTGGCGGCGGGTCTGGGAGTAGCCCTGCTGCCACCGCCTGCCGTGGCCCGTCCCGGCGTGGTGGAACTGACGGTCACGGCCCCGCGGGCGGCCCGTGAGATCGGCGTGGCCTGGCTCGACGGCCATCCGGACACCCCGCCGGTGGCCGCCTTCAAGAAGTTCCTGCTCTCGAGACGGGGCAACCTGCTCCCGTCCTAG
- a CDS encoding MFS transporter, whose translation MSPASTGASTIVVAASPARSAATAPAAVTTAPSDSRLAPGGPGYRRMSFALFLAGVATFALLYSTQALLPLISGDFGVAASQASWTVAAATGGLALFVLPMSALSERYGRRTVMTGSLGVAVGVGLLVPFAPSLGWLVVLRAVQGAALAGLPASATAYLAEEVRPKALVTAIGLFVAGNSVGGMSGRVITGWVAQEWGWRIAVGVIGALAVACAVAFRLLLPTPRHFTPGSLAPRVLARTVRGHLADPLLRRLYAIGALFMTVFGGVYTVIGYRLTEEPFALPQGVVGSIFLVYLVGTVSASTAGRLVGRLGRRGALYLAGGTTAAGLLLSLADSLASVLLGLVLITAGFFAGHAVASSAVSRTATTGRAQASALYQSAYYVGSSAGSTVGAIAFHSGGWAGTVGVGLLAVLGVVAITVAGTRAARRAAPAAA comes from the coding sequence ATGTCTCCCGCCAGTACCGGGGCGTCCACGATCGTGGTCGCCGCTTCGCCCGCCCGCTCAGCCGCAACCGCCCCCGCCGCCGTCACCACCGCCCCTTCCGACTCACGGCTGGCCCCCGGCGGCCCCGGCTACCGCCGGATGAGCTTCGCGCTCTTCCTCGCCGGTGTGGCCACCTTCGCCCTGCTGTACTCCACGCAGGCGCTGCTGCCGCTGATCTCCGGCGACTTCGGGGTGGCGGCGAGTCAGGCGAGTTGGACCGTGGCGGCGGCGACCGGCGGGCTGGCCCTGTTCGTCCTGCCGATGAGCGCCCTGTCGGAGCGCTACGGCCGCCGTACGGTGATGACGGGCTCGCTGGGGGTCGCGGTCGGCGTCGGCCTGCTGGTCCCGTTCGCGCCCTCCCTGGGCTGGCTGGTCGTGCTGCGGGCGGTGCAGGGCGCGGCGCTGGCCGGGCTGCCCGCCTCGGCCACGGCCTACCTCGCGGAGGAGGTCCGGCCCAAGGCGCTGGTCACGGCGATCGGCCTGTTCGTGGCCGGCAACAGCGTCGGCGGGATGAGCGGCCGGGTCATCACCGGCTGGGTCGCGCAGGAGTGGGGCTGGCGGATCGCCGTGGGCGTGATCGGCGCGCTGGCGGTGGCCTGCGCGGTCGCCTTCCGCCTGCTGCTGCCGACACCTCGCCACTTCACGCCGGGCTCCCTGGCGCCCCGCGTCCTGGCCCGCACCGTCCGCGGCCACCTCGCCGACCCTCTGCTGCGCCGGCTGTACGCGATCGGCGCGCTGTTCATGACCGTCTTCGGCGGCGTGTACACGGTGATCGGCTACCGGCTGACGGAGGAGCCGTTCGCACTCCCCCAGGGCGTCGTCGGCTCGATCTTCCTGGTGTACCTGGTGGGCACTGTGTCGGCGTCGACGGCGGGCCGGCTGGTCGGCCGGCTGGGGCGGCGTGGCGCGCTGTACCTGGCGGGCGGCACGACCGCCGCGGGCCTGCTGCTGTCGCTGGCGGACTCGCTGGCGTCGGTGCTGCTGGGCCTGGTCCTGATCACGGCGGGCTTCTTCGCGGGGCACGCGGTGGCGTCGTCGGCGGTCAGCAGGACGGCGACCACCGGCCGCGCCCAGGCCTCCGCGCTCTACCAGTCCGCGTACTACGTCGGCTCCAGCGCCGGCTCCACGGTCGGTGCGATCGCCTTCCACTCGGGCGGCTGGGCCGGCACGGTCGGCGTCGGCCTCCTCGCGGTGCTCGGCGTCGTCGCGATCACGGTGGCCGGCACGCGCGCGGCGCGCCGGGCGGCTCCGGCCGCCGCCTGA
- a CDS encoding sigma-70 family RNA polymerase sigma factor — MSDSTATTTDLDVALEKHRTELTGYCYRMLGSSFEAEDAVQDTMVRAWRSYDRFEGRSSLRSWLYRIATNVCLDMLTAGNKRARPMDLSGPTPLARAALSPRPDNTWLEPMPDARVLPTVEDPAEAAVAKESVRLAFMAALQQLPPKQRAVLILREVLAWRASEVAELLDTSVASVNSALQRARATLSERKESGADASVSDPLDEEQRKLLDRYVAAFEGYDMTALTALLHEDAVMTMPPFDLWLTGHDDITGFMTTLGSACEGSRLLPVEVNGLPGFAQYKPDPEKGGFTPWAVQVLEISDGRLTGFHFYLDTQRWFPLFDLPLHLDGDADEVEQGA; from the coding sequence ATGAGCGACAGCACGGCGACGACGACGGACCTCGACGTCGCACTGGAGAAGCACCGGACGGAACTGACCGGTTACTGCTACCGCATGCTCGGCTCGTCCTTCGAGGCGGAGGACGCGGTACAGGACACCATGGTGCGCGCCTGGCGCAGCTATGACCGGTTCGAAGGCCGCTCCAGCCTGCGTTCCTGGCTCTACCGGATCGCCACCAACGTCTGTCTGGACATGCTGACGGCCGGCAACAAGCGGGCCCGGCCGATGGACCTCTCCGGGCCCACCCCCCTCGCCCGGGCCGCGCTCTCGCCGCGCCCCGACAACACCTGGCTGGAGCCGATGCCCGACGCCCGTGTGCTGCCGACGGTGGAGGACCCGGCCGAGGCGGCGGTCGCGAAGGAGTCGGTGCGCCTGGCGTTCATGGCCGCGCTGCAGCAGCTGCCGCCGAAGCAGCGGGCGGTGCTGATCCTGCGGGAGGTGCTGGCGTGGCGGGCGAGCGAGGTGGCCGAGCTGCTGGACACCTCCGTCGCCTCGGTCAACAGCGCGCTGCAGCGGGCGCGGGCCACGCTGTCCGAGCGGAAGGAGTCCGGCGCGGACGCGTCGGTGTCGGACCCGCTCGACGAGGAGCAGCGAAAGCTCCTGGACCGCTATGTGGCGGCCTTCGAGGGCTATGACATGACGGCGCTGACGGCCCTGCTCCACGAGGACGCCGTCATGACGATGCCGCCGTTCGACCTGTGGCTGACCGGGCACGACGACATCACCGGTTTCATGACCACGCTCGGCTCCGCCTGCGAGGGCTCGCGCCTGCTGCCGGTCGAGGTCAACGGTCTGCCGGGGTTCGCCCAGTACAAGCCGGACCCGGAGAAGGGCGGGTTCACGCCGTGGGCCGTCCAGGTCCTGGAGATCTCAGACGGCCGCCTCACCGGGTTCCACTTCTACCTCGACACCCAGCGCTGGTTCCCCCTCTTCGACCTCCCCCTCCACCTGGACGGGGACGCCGACGAGGTCGAGCAGGGCGCGTAG
- a CDS encoding STAS domain-containing protein: MSWGLPPGLPIVEATTPPVLTLTGPVTRGQAAGLGDAVRTLLACTETGVVVCDVAGIGPPGLLTVDLLARLQLAARQSGGRIRLRGPDPALRALLDLVGVPVQVEGEVEEGEPALGVEVEVEPGEAAV, encoded by the coding sequence ATGAGTTGGGGGCTTCCGCCCGGTCTACCGATCGTGGAAGCGACGACACCCCCCGTGCTCACCCTGACCGGCCCTGTCACCCGTGGGCAGGCGGCAGGGCTGGGTGACGCCGTGCGCACGCTGCTGGCCTGTACCGAGACCGGGGTCGTGGTCTGCGACGTGGCCGGGATCGGGCCGCCCGGTCTCCTCACCGTCGACCTGCTGGCGCGGCTCCAGCTGGCCGCGCGGCAGTCCGGGGGCCGGATACGCCTGCGTGGCCCCGACCCCGCGCTACGCGCCCTGCTCGACCTCGTCGGCGTCCCCGTCCAGGTGGAGGGGGAGGTCGAAGAGGGGGAACCAGCGCTGGGTGTCGAGGTAGAAGTGGAACCCGGTGAGGCGGCCGTCTGA
- a CDS encoding Uma2 family endonuclease, whose amino-acid sequence MSALTVGHDPEQSWDDLVRFWEEMEWPEGSKVEIIEGIVTVSPAPAYRHNVIAARIQRRLYSVIPEDWEIFQTLAIAVPSRLGMLIPDLVVAPVREHTEADTHIPAALAELVVEVTSKSNARHDRISKPAAYACAGIPFYLLVDRWAPEGPAASLYGEPKGDVYQLLTSAKFGEALKLPAPFDVVIDTGEFPVA is encoded by the coding sequence ATGAGCGCACTCACCGTGGGCCACGACCCCGAGCAGAGCTGGGACGACCTCGTCCGGTTCTGGGAGGAGATGGAATGGCCCGAGGGCAGCAAGGTGGAGATCATCGAGGGGATCGTCACCGTGTCACCTGCTCCCGCATACCGTCACAACGTCATCGCGGCACGCATCCAGCGTCGCCTCTACTCGGTGATCCCCGAGGACTGGGAAATCTTCCAGACCCTGGCCATCGCCGTGCCGTCGCGGCTGGGCATGCTCATCCCCGACCTCGTGGTGGCTCCCGTGCGGGAGCACACGGAGGCGGACACCCACATCCCGGCCGCGCTCGCCGAGCTCGTCGTGGAGGTCACCTCGAAGTCGAACGCCCGGCACGACCGCATCAGCAAGCCCGCCGCCTACGCCTGCGCGGGCATCCCCTTCTACCTCCTCGTCGACCGCTGGGCCCCCGAAGGCCCCGCCGCGTCGCTCTACGGGGAGCCGAAGGGCGACGTCTACCAACTGCTGACCTCAGCGAAGTTCGGCGAGGCCCTCAAGCTTCCCGCGCCCTTCGACGTCGTCATCGACACCGGCGAGTTCCCCGTCGCGTAG
- a CDS encoding thymidine phosphorylase, with protein sequence MDAVSVIRAKRDRGELSDEQIDWVIAAYTGGEVADYQMAALNMAILLNGMNRREIARWTAAMIASGERMDFSALSRPTADKHSTGGVGDKITLPLAPLVAACGAAVPQLSGRGLGHTGGTLDKLESIPGWRALLSNEEMLAVLDGTGAVICAAGDGLAPADKKLYALRDVTGTVEAIPLIASSIMSKKIAEGTGSLVLDVKVGTGAFMKTVEDARELASTMVGLGTDHGVKTVALLTDMSTPLGLTAGNALEVRESVEVLAGGGPADVVELTIALAREMLDAAGIKDADPAKALADGSAMDVWRRMIAAQGGDPDAALPVAKEQHVVKAAASGVLTRLDAYDIGIAAWRLGAGRARKEDPVQAGAGVELHAKPGDTVREGQPLLTLHTDTPERFEYALQAVEGSYDVSAPGTAFTASPVVLERIA encoded by the coding sequence ATGGACGCCGTCTCCGTCATCCGCGCCAAGCGGGACCGCGGTGAACTCAGCGACGAGCAGATCGACTGGGTCATCGCCGCGTACACCGGCGGCGAGGTCGCCGACTACCAGATGGCCGCCCTCAACATGGCCATCCTGCTCAACGGCATGAACCGGCGGGAGATCGCCCGCTGGACGGCCGCGATGATCGCCTCCGGCGAGCGCATGGACTTCTCCGCCCTGTCCCGCCCGACCGCCGACAAGCACTCCACGGGCGGCGTCGGCGACAAGATCACGCTGCCCCTGGCCCCCCTCGTGGCGGCCTGCGGCGCGGCGGTCCCGCAGCTCTCCGGCCGCGGCCTCGGCCACACCGGCGGCACCCTGGACAAGCTGGAGTCGATCCCGGGCTGGCGCGCGCTGCTCTCCAACGAGGAGATGCTGGCCGTGCTGGACGGCACCGGCGCGGTGATCTGCGCCGCGGGCGACGGTCTCGCCCCGGCCGACAAGAAGCTGTACGCGCTGCGGGACGTGACCGGCACCGTCGAGGCCATCCCGCTGATCGCCTCGTCCATCATGTCGAAGAAGATCGCGGAGGGCACCGGCTCCCTGGTCCTCGACGTGAAGGTCGGCACCGGCGCCTTCATGAAGACCGTCGAGGACGCCCGGGAGCTCGCCTCCACGATGGTGGGCCTCGGCACCGATCACGGAGTGAAGACCGTCGCGCTGCTGACGGACATGTCCACGCCCCTCGGCCTGACCGCGGGCAACGCCCTGGAGGTCCGCGAGTCGGTGGAGGTGCTGGCCGGCGGCGGCCCGGCGGACGTCGTGGAGCTGACGATCGCCCTGGCCCGCGAGATGCTCGACGCGGCCGGGATCAAGGACGCCGACCCGGCGAAGGCGCTCGCCGACGGCTCGGCCATGGACGTCTGGCGGCGCATGATCGCCGCCCAGGGCGGCGACCCGGACGCCGCGCTGCCCGTCGCGAAGGAACAGCACGTGGTGAAGGCGGCAGCCTCGGGCGTCCTGACCCGTCTCGACGCGTACGACATCGGCATCGCCGCCTGGCGCCTGGGCGCCGGCCGGGCCCGCAAGGAGGACCCGGTGCAGGCGGGCGCCGGCGTCGAGCTGCACGCCAAGCCCGGCGACACCGTGCGCGAGGGCCAGCCCCTCCTCACCCTCCACACGGACACCCCGGAGCGCTTCGAGTACGCGCTCCAGGCGGTCGAGGGCTCGTACGACGTCAGCGCCCCCGGTACGGCGTTCACGGCCTCCCCGGTCGTGCTGGAGCGCATCGCCTGA
- a CDS encoding cytidine deaminase, with protein sequence MTPAAAVDWEALREVAREAMSHAYAPYSGYPVGVAALVDDGRIVSGCNVENASYGLGLCAECGLVSQLQNTGGGRLTHFTCVDGRGEVLVPCGRCRQLLYEFGGPGLLLETPAGILTLAEMLPQAFGPDHLTK encoded by the coding sequence GTGACCCCGGCGGCCGCAGTCGACTGGGAGGCGTTGCGCGAGGTGGCCCGCGAGGCCATGTCCCACGCGTACGCCCCCTACTCCGGCTACCCGGTCGGTGTGGCGGCGCTCGTCGACGACGGCCGGATCGTGTCCGGCTGCAACGTCGAGAACGCCTCCTACGGGCTCGGCCTGTGCGCCGAGTGCGGGCTGGTCTCGCAGTTGCAGAACACCGGCGGCGGCCGGCTCACGCACTTCACCTGCGTGGACGGCCGCGGCGAGGTCCTCGTCCCGTGCGGCCGCTGCCGTCAGCTGCTGTACGAGTTCGGCGGCCCCGGCCTGCTGCTGGAGACGCCGGCGGGAATCCTGACGCTCGCCGAGATGCTCCCGCAGGCCTTCGGCCCGGACCACCTCACGAAGTGA
- a CDS encoding ABC transporter permease, with amino-acid sequence MTATMTDTPPPAAPKADTGGRSGRSVGRILTIIAGALVLVAVVRIITGANQLTSEGQVSAALGLAVPIGLAGLAGLWSERSGVVNIGLEGMMILGTFGAGWIGWQSNPWLGLLCGVGFGVLGGLVHAVATVTFGVDHIVSGVAVNLLALGITQYLAKLFFSEGKPAEAGGNPKQSPPVESLPHIDVPGLSDALQSVEKHHWFLLSDIAGVLGGLVTDLSVVTLLAFLLFVGSWWLLWRTPFGLRLRSCGENPIAAESLGVNVYKYKYAAVAVSGGLAGLGGAFLALVTSHTYLEGQTGGRGYIGLAAMIFGNWRPGGLAMGAGLFGYSDALQLRNGGETVHALLLLLVVLLAGLAGWKLYRKAHWQAGISLMVAALVLVWYLFTDEVPSDFVGATPYVVTLLVLSLSAQRLRMPRADGMRYRKGQGK; translated from the coding sequence ATGACTGCCACGATGACCGACACGCCGCCCCCGGCGGCGCCCAAGGCGGACACCGGCGGCCGGTCGGGCCGCTCGGTCGGCCGGATCCTCACGATCATCGCCGGCGCGCTGGTGCTCGTCGCCGTGGTCCGCATCATCACCGGCGCCAACCAGCTCACCTCCGAGGGCCAGGTCTCGGCCGCACTCGGCCTCGCCGTGCCCATCGGCCTCGCCGGTCTGGCCGGCCTGTGGTCCGAGCGGTCCGGTGTGGTCAACATCGGCCTCGAGGGCATGATGATCCTCGGCACCTTCGGCGCCGGCTGGATCGGCTGGCAGTCCAACCCCTGGCTCGGTCTGCTGTGCGGTGTCGGCTTCGGCGTCCTCGGCGGTCTGGTGCACGCCGTCGCGACCGTCACCTTCGGCGTCGACCACATCGTCTCCGGCGTCGCGGTCAACCTGCTGGCGCTCGGCATCACCCAGTACCTCGCCAAGCTGTTCTTCTCGGAGGGCAAGCCGGCCGAGGCGGGCGGCAACCCCAAGCAGTCCCCGCCCGTGGAGTCCCTGCCCCACATCGACGTGCCCGGCCTCTCGGACGCCCTGCAGTCCGTCGAGAAGCACCACTGGTTCCTGCTCTCCGACATCGCCGGCGTCCTCGGCGGTCTGGTCACCGACCTGTCCGTGGTGACGCTCCTCGCCTTCCTGCTGTTCGTCGGCAGCTGGTGGCTGCTGTGGCGCACCCCGTTCGGCCTCCGGCTGCGCTCCTGCGGTGAGAACCCGATCGCCGCGGAGTCCCTCGGCGTCAACGTCTACAAGTACAAGTACGCGGCCGTGGCCGTCTCCGGCGGCCTCGCCGGCCTCGGCGGCGCCTTCCTCGCCCTGGTCACCTCGCACACCTACCTCGAGGGCCAGACAGGCGGCCGAGGCTACATCGGCCTCGCGGCGATGATCTTCGGTAACTGGCGTCCCGGCGGTCTGGCCATGGGCGCGGGCCTGTTCGGCTACTCCGACGCGCTGCAGCTGCGCAACGGCGGCGAGACCGTCCACGCGCTGCTGCTCCTGCTGGTCGTGCTTCTCGCGGGCCTGGCCGGCTGGAAGCTGTACCGCAAGGCGCACTGGCAGGCCGGGATCAGCCTCATGGTGGCCGCGCTCGTCCTGGTCTGGTACCTGTTCACCGACGAGGTCCCGAGCGACTTCGTGGGCGCCACCCCGTACGTCGTCACGCTGCTGGTGCTGTCGCTGTCCGCGCAGCGACTGCGCATGCCCAGGGCTGACGGCATGCGCTACCGGAAGGGCCAGGGCAAGTGA